One part of the Dysgonomonadaceae bacterium PH5-43 genome encodes these proteins:
- a CDS encoding preprotein translocase subunit YajC (product_source=KO:K03210; cath_funfam=2.30.30.60; cog=COG1862; ko=KO:K03210; pfam=PF02699; smart=SM01323; tigrfam=TIGR00739; transmembrane_helix_parts=Outside_1_14,TMhelix_15_37,Inside_38_105): MMLSILLQAEAPAAGGSPYSGLIMIVALFAIMYFFMIRPQQKQKKELEKQRAALGVGDKIVTAGGIHGKIKEVKDTTFVIEIADNVRVKMDKTSIFAAPNEQASK; the protein is encoded by the coding sequence ATGATGTTAAGTATTTTATTACAAGCTGAAGCTCCAGCAGCAGGAGGTTCTCCTTACAGCGGATTAATTATGATAGTGGCTCTTTTTGCTATTATGTACTTTTTTATGATTCGTCCACAACAAAAACAAAAGAAAGAGTTAGAAAAGCAAAGAGCTGCTCTTGGTGTAGGCGATAAAATTGTTACAGCAGGTGGTATACACGGCAAAATTAAAGAAGTTAAGGATACAACTTTCGTAATTGAAATTGCGGACAATGTAAGAGTGAAAATGGATAAAACTTCTATTTTTGCGGCTCCTAATGAACAAGCAAGTAAATAA